The nucleotide sequence aGCTGTTTGGAAAGAGAGATCATTTCTACATTGAACCAAATTTTGTGTCCAAATTTTGAtaccatttttttcctcctgtTGGTTGTTTTAAAGCTCGGGCGAATAGGTTACTCACAAGGGAAGTATCCCAACcagcacaaaaaattttcaaccttacAAAGGGGAATCGATAAAGTACACTGAAATTTCCatctagccaaaatttcagttgctgaaatatttcgatttttggtgaatttttgaaaattctttgctgcaccaaaaatgatttaaaaaatcaaaattttatcaaattgacctagaaagttgaaatttggtttccaTCCTCTTTTTGATCTCTCGAGTTGATTCCTGAAGGTTTCAACCCGTTCTAGAGCTTCCAACggatcttgatttttttcatctttttttcaaaaataataatggaaGTGATAATGGATTTAAActagctcaaaaaattttgatccggACGAAGGGAAATCGATAGAGGGTCTCAAAATACACCTACagccaacatttcaagtgctgaaattcatttttcaatttttggcgaattttaaaaaattcaaaaaaaggtcaaaaagggaaaaaaatcaaaattttaccatattgtcctaaaaagctgaaacttggtTTGAACTAATTTTTGCCCTCCAGAGTTTATTGCTGGAGGTTTCAAACCGTTATAGAGCCTCTACGTcggattttgatttcttttgaatgattttttttttcaaaaatgatcgcaAGAGAAAATGGATTTGAACTGGCTTAAAAATGTTTGATCTGGACGAAGGAGAATCGATAGAAGGCCCTAAAAtataccaccagccaaaatttcaggtgctggaattcattttcaatttttggcgaatttttgaacattcaaaatattaaaaaagtgaaaaaatcaaaattccaccacattgatctagaaagctgaaacaTTGTTTGTAATCATTTTTGCCCCCCAGAGTTAATTTCTGGAGGTTTCAAACCGTCCACATCGGATTTTGATTTCTCTCGATTATTTTCCCAAGAATAATCGCAAGAGAAAATGGATTTTAACTggctcaaaaattgttgatccAGACAAAGAAGAATCGATAGAGGGTCCCAAAATATgacaccagccaaaattttaggtagtggaattcatttttcaatttttggcaaatttttaaacattcaaaatatgtattgaaaacggaaaaaaaatcaaaattccaccatattgacctagaaatctgaaacaTTGTTAGTACTCATTTTTGCCCACTAGAGTTGATTGCTGGAGGATTCAAACCATTTTCAGAGACTCCACAGCGGATTTTGATTTCtctcgattgttttttttttttcaaaagtaattgcatgagaaaatagatttttgaaagggtTGCAAATGGTAAATCTGGTTTATAAGtcctgaatttcattttcactctatttacagcgtgttttttttttttttttcgataattggagaatccaaaaatctgttagaggctttaaaatgaatcaaaacCATCAACAATCGACTCGGGGGATCAAAAATAAGGTActaatcaaatttcagccttttgtatcaattcaataaaattttgatttttttgtgagaaatggACTAAATTTAAATATAGAATTCCAAAATTGGCCGGAGGCGgtggaggcttcagaatagttcgaaaccatcaacaatcgactcgagagatcgaaaaaaaattgatcaaattttgatttttttttttagaaataggccaaatttgaattttaacataattttatCGCGTTTTTCTACACATTTTCGTACATTTCTTGTAAATTGTACTGaatttggtcattttcagttattttttgctgtttgttctttttacaacattttaaaagatttttgacaattttacataattttttttccaaagcaaAATCtgaattattcatcattttttttatagtgattttcagtgaatttaattgtattttcgagtgtttttatgCCTCTTAAACGCGTTTTCAACACTTGATcgtgcatttttgataaattttgctaaaattttagcactcttaggtaatttttagtgattttgattttttgtttcgtgTTCTCgcgacatttcaaaattttttaatgcttttttattTGGCAATTGTTCAAGTTTAgccattttttgatgattttctgtaattttaatgcttttttgggGAGTGTTATTATCATTTGAAAGcgttttcatcactttttcatttatttaggggcattttcaaattgaattttagcaGCTGTCtgaattttcagcgattttaatgcttttttgcttggtttttacatcattttaacacgTGTTAACACTTTTTCGTGCATTtctggcgattttttgaaagttaatatgatttttgagagtaatttttagtgatttttacattattttgatgatgtgcTTTTAACATTTTCTCATTCATTTCGGGTAagctttataaaaattttatcgttcTGTTGTGGCGATTTCCTatgattttaataatattatatcttttttttagtgtttttaggTCATGATTGCTGTAGTGTGtttgaaatactttttcatgcattttgaaaacattttattcaaattttagggGTTTTTACGTCATGTATCTACTTGCTATGTTCTTTGTCCTTATCACTCATGAGTCATGATCTTtagataattttaattcaaatattaAGTAGATAAAAGTTACACCTTTTTTATGAGAAAAgtctatttttattcaaaataagcaatatttttgacaatttttgaaaaaaaaaacagaatttttggtAGATGACAAAAGAGtaaatttcttggaaatttcttgtttttttttttttttttgccaaagaaaCAGTAGGTATTTATGATGaacaattttggtaaacaaTCCGGGTTTAAGAAATTTCTAAATATAAATAGATACTTTGGTCATTctatccaatttttgaaaaaaaaaagaatgtaagAGTGAACTAATTCAtgtttgatactttttttgatgattttaggCCCTCAGTGTActgcatgaaaaaataaatcataccTCTTAATCATTACAAAGGGGCTCATTTTTCATTGAGAGCCCTCCCAGATACTGCCCTTCTTGCCATGTGTTTGCATCCGCTTTTGCCAATCACCCTTATGAGTATCACCCCCCTTCATCACCACCTTCGCTTCCAATTTCCAATCCTTTGGGTATTTCCATTTCCAAATCAACTCTACCAAATAAGAAACAGACATATAACAATAtgtatttgaacaaaaatatgtaaCCGAAGTATATCAtagaaaattataacaaaaacaTCTCGAATAATACAagattaaaatataataatattacAAAAGTGAGTCCATTTATACTTAACATTACATGAATGAGAGAGGGGCAtaacaacaataataaaataaccGAGTACGAGACATCCAACTTCCAAGTCTATTATTTCTCAGTCAAAATTCAACCAATACCCCCACCACAGATATCTCGTCTCGTTGAATTTATTCCCAGTGGTTATTTTTCCAGTCCAGACTCATTAGAcgcgaccaaaaaaaaaaaaatgcttaaaattgaaaaagaaaaaatcacagCCGTTTCACACCGTGTTATTACTTTTGTGTGCCGAAGAATTATCAGGTTTTGGGTAATTTGAGATAAGTATCGCGTCTAATGGGTCTCTTAATAATGAAAGAAAGGGCGCCACAACGAAATCATTTGGACGgatattaaaataggtactagaacaataaaaaaaacagtattGGGAACTGTCATTATagtgtacatttttgaaaattgtgtgaTACTGATAAGataatatctcaatttttttagcaatttctttggtatttattcaaatttgtaactcgtgtcctttttttttcagtttttgtacACGAGTTTGGGATTGTGGCATTGTCAGCATAACAAggtaggcaatttgtcataataataataatttttgttcgtcttctcgagtactatctacagttgaattttggcagacgatttccagaacaccctgtataaaaaatatcagaaattaaTCAGATAATGATCACATGAAGgagacaggaaaattttcttatcACTATAGACtagttttttcctcaaaattgcgTACTTTTTTCGTACCTTCCTATCTTAAAAAATGCATGGCATGTTGACATTCTTGATGTATACAGATGTCAAATAAGTTGCCTACACAAAACCCCGTAAATACGATCCCGCTATCTTGATCAAGGAACaggtaggcaacttattcaacaCCAATGCATTGAAATTGCCATCAGGCGACTTTCAGGCATAAAAATATAAAGTTGTACATTCGTTGTAGCTCCAAGTTAAGTAAAAAAAAGACgatgaaatattaatttaaaaaaaatgagaattggCTTATTGTTACTTATGGTCCGGATAAAAATGAGGTAAATAGTTAATAATGAATTCTTAGGTACTAAATAATAAGAAAGTTGGTGTTGCAACGAGTAAcatgaaacgagaaaaaaaatgtaaaccttataaaataatcataaaaaaaattgacctttagAGAATTGGTGGTGTTTAcacgaaagaagaaaaaaaatgagtataaaataataattacaaatGCATcgatttttctgctttttttttagtCGCAACAGAATAATaaataagtgatttgaacgAATAATTTACACGACAGAAATAAGTaaaaagagataaaaaaaaacaacaggcAAAATGGTATTATATGACTTGTGCGcataaaagtgatgaaattaaaactcgattaatcgaacgacgacgacgacgatgatcaTTATTTTACGACGAATTGATAGTATGCGTTTGCCTCCATTCGATGTACGCTAATCCAGCACCGATCAGGTAAAATACACATAATGCGATGCCAAGCACCTGCCAAAACAATAAAGTACGAACTTTAACAATGGTACACTTGAACCACAAGATAATGGTACCACTTGGCTGGTACCCAAGTGGGACAAAATTGCTATTTGGCGACGTCCACAAGCATCTCTGGATCTGGACGCGGTgatctatgtactcgtattgtgCAGCGAGTTGTGCAACACTCTCTTCTAGGCACACACATTGTTACTCGTAGATATATTTTGTGTGCTGGCACAACAACGCAGCAAACACGTGTTCGACCTAGAAACTTGCACTATACCTGCGGAAGAGGTAACGGTTAACGTGTGAATATACTTACTCCGGCAATAACATTTCGTACACATTCTTGCAAATAACGTGCTCCGATCCAATGCGATAATTGGAATATTGTGGCTATTGCGACGATAATGGCCATAAAACACATATTCAACATTTCCTGCCAAGCCAAACCAGCGCAACAAGGTATCGGAAatgcatatttaaaaaaaaaaaaagggcgaTAAAGTTTGGATTCGATTGCGACACGACGACCATCGATCAGTTAGTTGATCGAGATCGCACGTACcattaaattaggtacctctatatatatatatgagtACTTACGGTTAATGGCCAATTAATCGGGAAACTGACCGCTTCTCGGGCCGATAGCAGGTATATAAAACTCCATATTACCGTAACAACGATAGCGATGATTATCACGTACGAGAACCATAATGTGGATACGTGGACTGCCGGTGACGCCAAAATAAGGCATAATATACCCAACACCTACGCAAAAATTGTCGCATATTAGAGGAGCTTGAATGATGCATGGTGATGCTTGTTGCggtataatttttccatcattttttcccctctggTTGTTAGTTAAGGTGTGTGTAAGTTGTTTGCAACTTTCTTGTTTTCCTTATAATGTAACAAcattactttcatttttcatctcacatatacgagtacctatatgaCAAGTCGTTGTTGTATTTTCACCTCCTGTAAGACGTATTCGAGTCGAGTTAACGTATTGgcggtacctacctataaataagGCGTATTTGTACGTATTTATCGTGAATATTTACTCTGGTATTGTGTATCTTTGGAAGAGAAGCTGATTAGCGTTTATATGGAGAAATATTCCGAAAGCAATGGTAATGGTCGCGATGTACATAGTGTGAATTTTTACCAAGATGTGTGAGATGTTTATGTAATCGTATTTGGCGACTGGTTTTACGaacattttttctataaatGTACGCGATGATTTTGGACGACgagttatgtaatttttttaggttGGTGTTAGGTTATGGgtccagttttttttatttgattttttttaagagtTGATATGTGGTATTTATATGTATTGACGTGTTGAAAGTCAATGGCGttcgatgtgatttttttatcgtgTTGGAATATTAAGAGcagggtgggaggggggggggaagaacGAGGATGTGAATAgtgtatattttttccatttctaattgcatttgaaaaatgaatatggTAATAGGATGCTCTGGAAAATCGATCTACCTAACATCGAACgagagaatttttaaatggtgTTGAGAACTTACTATGATAGGTAGATAAAAAAAGATTATTACTTGTTGCATTTGTTTTACATAAATTATGAAGGTTGGTTGAGTGCTGAATGTCAGTACAACTTCGGTTTTAAATTCAATTGAACGCGGCTGCGATTGAGCAAACTTAGGATGGATTATGCATGCAGAGTGTTTACTTATCGGCACGAAAAATGCACGAAAGCAcgaaaatttctagaaaaattgacGTCATTATCGAACCTGTTCgttgtttacaatttttattattcaattttctctgtTCCGTAcctcttgaattatgaattttcagaagcttttgccctcgctgaGCTCGTttacttttcttctttttttccgaattgaattttctggaAAACTACATccttctaatttgaaaaattcgagtcTGAAAAACCGATTCTTGTGTcagaaataatgttttttagaaTTGTTTTTCAACCAGTGTACCGCATAAGATGAAACCTTGAGCGTTAAAAACTTGGAGACTGAATCTTGAAACCTATTTTGCTGTTGTGTTGAGGAAAAATTGTATAATTGAGTAACaaacgtacctacttacgtattttGTTACTTAattgaaacttggaaatttgctgagaatggaataaaaattagtttgttacgatgcatttttaaaaattgaattttttgttatgTACTGTTATGGcgcaaaatgtgagaaaattatGAGGAAATTCGCGATTTAAATAAATTGTGCATCTTTTTTACTACTTCAgcaaccaaattttgaaattcgaaatttttttgcgaattcaaCGATTCGTTGCTATAGTTGTAGAAAAGATgcataattcatcaaaaattgtgaattttcccTCTggttttctcaagtttttggcCATAATGGCTAAAGaaaatacagaatttttttttcaaatcataggttttcttttgccctcgcttcgtttggGCTACttggctttttttcaaattttatgaaaaattaatgttcaaAAACAACGAGCTGatggttttacaaaattttgagaggaaagaaatgaaaattttgcaggtcATTGCGtcgaattttattaattcaaaaaagtagtccaaaaattgcaaaaaagaatGCCTTGACTCTAGAGTTCAATGAACTGCACGAACCTTGTTAGAGGttgcgtgaaaattttcaaacaattctctcgtttttttgaataaaatgatcaAATGAGCAGAGAGGGGTGAGGAGAAgaggatgaatttttaaatcttgtatcaaaaaaaaatctcctattagaatattttaaaaatctgggtTCATTTTGAAGACTTGCTTTTTTCTGGGGGAGGGAGGCTTAACTATGGGGTAGATTTGACGACATTGACGCagtacgaaatttcattttgggagTACGAAAAAGGTAagaaaaaagcacgaatttgGCTCTCTGGATTTTAGTAGATGCCCTTGCATGGGTCATTCTAAAACAAAACACTTGGAATCTAATTGTTCCGGGCTGTtccaatttggtgaaaatctatttacaactttttgaaggTAAGGTAATTGAAAATAGTTTCTAAAATACTTGccaataatttaattaaaaagtcAAAGTTGAgccttttttgaaatctcaattttcaaaaacttgccaaATTTCGGagctgtaatttaaaaatttgaaacaattcaataagcaataatttttatgaatcaaCTATAGttgattcataaaaattcaattttcaaaaaatttataaattttttgaaaattgaaagaattgttTTCAATGTGAGCAATGACAAAATGATctgaagtttttggaaaaaattcaacgaaattgcTTGAAATATATCAACATAGAAATGAGAAGTGATATTCTAAAACGAAATCTgtccttttttcaaactttttcaggagaatgaaaaaatctagcgtgtaagtacatacgagtacattagagtggagtgaaaaataaaaaatattctggattttgacgaaaatttatGGGTATGTTTATTTTGAGTGGAAGACTACCCAGAATAAAAGTTTGAGCTCCTTAGCTGTTCAGGAAGCTCAGTTAGGGGCCCTCAAAGCAGGGCTATGAGCATTCTCAGCTAGGCTGTTTCGTTCTCCTGTTTCGTTATGTTCATAAAagttatttcgtttcgtttcgttccgaccaaaaatgcaaaaatttgattggtTGAAGACTGTACCTTCTCTCTGCCTTCTCTATTCTTATG is from Planococcus citri chromosome 1, ihPlaCitr1.1, whole genome shotgun sequence and encodes:
- the LOC135833286 gene encoding uncharacterized protein LOC135833286, yielding MEQQKRVVDDGNLFSWIQINKKYFRTAPGITKIIQVVLGILCLILASPAVHVSTLWFSYVIIIAIVVTVIWSFIYLLSAREAVSFPINWPLTEMLNMCFMAIIVAIATIFQLSHWIGARYLQECVRNVIAGVLGIALCVFYLIGAGLAYIEWRQTHTINSS